A stretch of DNA from Gimesia chilikensis:
GACCAACTTCGGATCGGCAACTGCACCCGCATCAAGGACAGCCGTGGCCCAGTGTGACAATTCCTTGTCAGGGATCGTTTGCACCTGTCGATTGAGGATGGGATGGTGCTTTAACAATGCTGCCGAGACGCGAACGACATAGGGCTCCCTTTTCCTCCACTCAGACGTGTGGCGACTGAGCACGTCGAAATAGACCCACTTGCCCTTTTCGCAGCCTTGAACGAGTGGCTCAAGAAACTCTTCATTCCAGATGTTGTAGTTCGCGGCATCCCAATAGACGATGTCTGGCTCCGTTTGGAATGCCTCGCGGTAGTAGGCTAGTACCTCTGGAGCGTCAGCGTATTTGGCGAAAATGTTCTGGACAAGCGGGCTGCGGACGGGAGAGTAACGCGAATCCTTCAGCGCCGGCAGATAGTCGCCGAGTGTCAGACCGTCTTGCACCTTAGGCATATTGAATAAAGCGTGCATCCTGGACAGATTCTTTTCAAGATCACCAGGAGCTTTGAGGTATTGTTTCATTTCTTGAATCAACTCAGTCACCTCCGCCGCAGATGGGTGACGCAAACCAAACGTAAAGGATGGAGTGTCCTTCGGAGTCTGATAGCGGTCTCCGCCCACGATCTCGATTTCAACCTTTGGCTGAATCTTGACTCGCAGCTCAGTGACAGGACGCAATCCCATATTGATAGAGGCAAACTCGAGTGTCTCTCCGCTGAAGCGATGGCGTCCCGGAGGCAGTCTCTTGATTGAGCCGAAGACACCACTTAATTCGCGTATCATCAAAACATCAGTTGAGGTAGTCTCGTGGAGAGTCAGGTTGAGATTGGTCCGCATCTGCCCAACCTGCAATGTCTTCTGCGTGTGATTCTCCAATTCCAGGGTCAGCCACTTCTTGTCTGCCAGCGAGGTGGGTGACCTGTATAAGAGTCGGGCGGAAACCACCTCACTGTTCCATAAGACGGCGGTACTCCAGCCAGCGACTTCCGCTTTTCCCGCATTTGCATCGGGTGGACAACAGGAAATTGCGAGCACACAGGCTAACAGGTGACTCATCGTCGAAACCTCCCCATCAATGAAATCGATCCGCCAGACAATTGGCTTTTGAACAGACCGTATTCCCGGCCACATGTAAGTAGAGTCACAGTCCTGATAGTTGAGTGGAATCTGATCCTTCAGGCACTGCAGAACAGTTGAACGATATTAGCTCTCGGACGATGCGCCCAGAGAAAAGCATGATACACAAAAGAGGGCAATCGTATGAGCGCAAACTATTACACCACAACAGTCAGTGCCATTCGTGCCAGGAACCTTTGTTTATCTGGTAGTACCCAGGTCAGGTGGTTGAACTCTCAGCCGTTTGTAAGTGGAACAAATCAGATGCTGCACATCAATTCGGGCTAAATCCGTGAGCAACTTCGGTAACTCGTCTGGGACCTGTAAGTCTTTTTGAGCAGAATGCAACTCTTCTTGATGGCGATTGCTGTACCGTTCATACATTGCCAATAGTGCTTTTAAATATTCTTCGTTTGTGAGAGTTGAATCGATTTTTTGATTCGCAAGAATCGAACCTTTGAGGTCTTCTTTAAATACAAATGATTTCAGATTCTCATTGGTGAATACAAATTTGGCCCACCAGGCAAGCAACGGCCGAAACAGCTTATCTTCTGCTAATTCCTGGTACACCTTGCTCAGATTGGCTCGATGGAACGCAACCACCCATCGCTGTCTCTCTGGGGAATTCTTTGGCTGAAGAATTGTGTTCCAGCCTGAGGGTAACTTCCTTATCTCTTGTTTGATCTGCGATTCTTTCGTCGACAATTCGCCATTGAGTTTCTTGACAGCTGTTCTAAGAAGTTGATTCTCTTCCAGAATCTTATACTCCCACTCACGCTCATATTTCGGGACCGATTGCCAATTTAGGTAAGCCTGATCAAACTGCTTTCTTTTCTCTAGCGGAAGATCATTAATTGACTTTATGGAGGCATCATCTTCTCTGGGAACCTTGGCCCGAGAATACATCACATATTTGACTCTCCGTGGCAGGGTAGGTGCGGCCATTCCCGCAGAAACGGGCAAAGTTCGATTCGAAGCCTCTTTTTTTCCCAGAATGGGCTGATCCCGACAATGACCGTTCTTCCACGGCTGGCTCCAACTTTTTGAAAGTGGAGTGAGCATGATGCTGATGAAACCGAAAATGAAAATAATCGGCAACTTAATTTGGACTGATTGGGTTTGCGAAGTCAATTTGTGAATGCCTCTAGAATCCATCCTGAAGCTACTAATATTGTCCACTGTCAGAAAACTGTGGCTGCGTAAAAAAGTACTGGTTCGACAGAAGATTATTCATTATGAATGGGATACTAAAGTTTAGTGGTTTTGCAGTTTCAGGACAAGTTCAAATAAAAACTCACATTGCATTCAGTTAATAAAGGCATAAAGGGGCAGCGACTCTTTTTAATTAGTAATACTTGGATAGCACCGTAAATGCGACCTGTGAATCATTACTGAGAACAAAGTATTTCGCATACTTCGTGCACTGTAGACAATGTAATAATATTGGAGCTGCAGAATAAGATGCAGCAAGTTTGAATGTCCTGTCCAGCGAAGACACATAATTACAGAATCGCATACCAGAATGAGTTTTGACCGCGCTGTTTCCCTCGCTCGATACAACTGGCCGCTTTACCTCACCTGCTGCCTGGTGGCAGCTGTTGGATTTACCATCTGGACGACCCAGCTGGGGCCGCCGCTCATCCTTTACCTGGGACTCTTCGGTGCTGTGGTTGCGACCTGGTATGCGATCGCGTCTTTCGTCGCATTTCACATCATGTTTGATCGTCCTGATTTTCTTTCCGGTGATTGGCTGACTCGTTGCGTCGAACTGCCGCCCCAATCATGTGTCCAACTAAGTATCTGCGTCGAGGAAACGACTCTCCCAGTCCCGAAAATATTTCCTCTCGCCGAATACATCGAACTGGACCTGTTTGACGAATCCCTGATGACCGAACCGGCAATTGCCAGAGCAAAGCAGAAGTCTGGCGATTCCCCGATTCTCGCCGCCAAACCAGATGCACTGCCGCTGTCAGACAACTCTTCTGAATTGACAGTGGTGACTCTCGTTGTGCACGAAATCCGCGATGCGTCACAGCGCGAAGCATTTTTTCGGGAGTTAGCACGAATCACCACCCCGGGAGGGCGGCTGATTATTGCCGAACATCTTCGCAACGTTGCTGCCGCTGCGGTATTTGGCCCGGGGTTATTCCATTTCTACCCTCGGTTCGCCTGGATAACGCTGGCGAAAAATACAGAACTCGAAATAGAATACGAATTTGATATCACGCCATTTTTCCATATCTTTGTGTTGCGTCATTCGGGATGCAGCCAAAAAGGATATGAACAGACGGGATGCAGCCAAAAAGGATATGAACAGAAAAGGTTCCAGGAACCATAAATTGCGGGAAGAATAAAGGGGTCAGGCCTATATAATGTAATTAAGAGTCCTGACCCCTTTTAATTTTCCATTTTAAACGGTTGATCAAGCGAGATGAGCAGCCTTTGAGAAAAGCAACAAAGGGTAGGATTCGCTGAATTGAGTCCAGCCTCTTTATTATCCCCTTATTCATGTAATTTCCTGTTCCCATTCCGTAATTGTTTTCTCGTAGAGATCCTTGGTATTGATATACCAATCAGGTTGTGAACCAATCCAAAGGTTTCCAAGTGGGCCTGTTTCTGATGCGTCTATCACTTCTTCGTTCAATCCCAAAAGCCTAGTGTAATCAGCTCTAGCTGAGCTGATAAAGGTGCTGTCATTTGCGGAGTCTTTAGCGTATCGAGCGGCTTTATCTGCTGCTATATATGTGGAGAGTCTGATCTTCTCTAGATCATCAGGTTTGTATTCCAATACTTCAGAGCCTTTGCCTATGGTGTGAGCTCTGGAAATGGCCATTCCAGCTGAAGAGACTGAAATGGCAGCCCTGACTAAGCTGGTGTCTTTTTTGAACCCAGCACTACGCTCTGCGATCTGGAAGACCATGAAGCCCAAACCAAAGACATCAAAGCCGGTGAATCGGTAAGTCTGGCCAGAGCCGCCATGAACAAGATTATTATATGCCGTATTGAGTTTGACAACGGACTCTTTATATGATGCTGTAATATATTCTATTAGCCAAGGTTCCGTTGTATTAGGTTCTGTTATAGGATTTGGTCGTGAAGTCAATAGTGGCTGGACCCTCAATGCACAACGCAAGGCATACACCGCAACTGAAGCCTGTGATAGCCTATGTAACTCTTCCTCACTTGGCAGCTCATTTTCACCACTCATCACAATCTCCAATCAAACACTTAGACATAAAAGGAGGCTGGACTGAATGGTACTTTCAAGTTTTAACTCGTTTCAAGAGACATTGGGGCGGAATAAAGGGGTCAGGACTCTTAATTGCATTAAAAAGTCCTGACCCCTTTAGGTCTTCCATAAAGTGTGTCTGGGCACTATCGGAAATTGAGACTGCAGAATCGAAAAACAAGCTTGAATTCATTGCGCAGCATGACACCAGACATGAGGTACAGCAACTCGCACTTTCAAAGCTTTCAAATTTCGAAAGAAAACCATAGTGAGGAAAGGCCTGTCTAATCAACGGGGCCGCTCTTTTTTCACTCTTAAGAGTGACAGAACATTTCCAACCGTACCTGGGAGATTTGTTATGCGCCTGGAAGAACGAATGTATTCAGAGACTGACACGCAGCAGGTCATTGAGATTGCCTCGCACCCAGGCTGGCAGCTCGATAAGGCGCATGCCATGTATGAACTTGCCTTCAGGGCTCTGGAAGATCCTTCCCTGTTGAGCGTAGCGTGGAACTGCATTGGCAGCGAACTTGAGGTCATGAATCGGCAGGGGCCACCCCTGGGACAGCCAGCGGCAACAGTATTGGTAGATGCAAATCAGGAAGCAGTTGAGAGGGCATTGGTCGAAGCGATGCAAGTGTGGTCAATTGAGCAGCAACGGGATTTCTTCCTGGGGATTATTGAGAAACCAGAACGATATACTTACTTAAACCGCTTGATTATAAATTTCAGTCTCGCTCCCAAGGTTGATATCGACATCGATGGGAACGTTACTGAGCATCTTTAAAAGTAACGACACTTAAATTCTACCGGTCTCTTGATTGAGATATTACAGGTGCAGAAAGCTTTTTTCCCAAGCCATTTGAAGCAGCATACAGAGGGAAAGCGTAGATCATGATGGCAACAATTCAAAAATCAGACATCGAATGGCTGGCAGCAAATCGTCCGAGGGATCTGCATGATCTTTTGATGGGGACATCGGCATACACGCAGGATGTAAGCGATTCCTTTTCTGAGTGTGATGACGAATCAGACTGGACGCTCGTTATTCACCATCTGCTATTTGCCGAGCAGTTTGGTGCGGCTGCTAGAAATACGAAAGGCGAATGGAAAGGGGAAAGGTATTATCCATCTCACAGAGAAGTATTCGACGGATGGCTCGTAACGGGGATGAGCGGTCTTCACCCCGCAGAACTATATGCCTACCTGGTTGACAATCCAGTCGGCTGAATGCGGAATCAGCAGATCGACAGGCATGGTTAATGAGAGGAAGCGACTTTTAATTACGTCCCGATGGCAACGCTGCTCAATTCAGCGTAGACAGATTATTGAGTGGTTTTGTAGAGAATAGATGAAACACACCTGAAATGACAATGACACCAGATGAGCTGTGGAACGAAATACAGTATTGTTTTCTCAACGATGGTGAGGCGTCATTGCCAACGCTTGAACTGCAGAATCTTTCAGCGAAAGAAATCAACTCCGTTTATCTCCAGATGCGAATACAGTCGCAGGTGGTAACACCGGCTCCGTTCTTCTGGCATGATGTTGAAAAACGAAATATACCGCTTGATGATGTTGCGAACGCTGCAGAGTTAGTCGTATCAGGTCAGGCTGCTCCGTTCAGCTTCACGGTAGAGGCAATCCAAATTGATGACGTCATTCTTCCGATGCTTACCATTGAAATATTTCAGGACACTGTGGCGATCAGCTTCAGCACAAGGGATCACTGGAATGCTCTTCGTGCCTGCGCATTCTTTTCATGGTTGTCATTCTTGCTGGATGGCACCCAGGCTGGACAGCTCGTCGTGTCGGCCGTCAATGGTCCACCTGATCACAAGAGATTTACGCAGGCATGGAACAGGTTCATTAACGACAGTGGGAGAGCAGAGCAGTAAGATGTGTCTGGAGCATCAAATTGATGCATTACTGACAAGCTGCGAATTAAGGAGAACGAAGGTTCCTGAGACATTTATTTACTCGGGAAAGATCTGTCTTTAATCAAATATACAAAAACGTCAACAGTTCAATCGTGATGAATTGAAGCATGCTCTTCGGTATATTCGTAATGAGAGATATTTGCATTAGATTGGAGCAATTGATTGAAAAAAACATTTACTGAAACTGAGATTCTTGCAAAAGCAGTCAACGAGTTCATGACACGGCCCAATCGCCGAAAGCTAAAAGACATTCTTGTCCAATCGTCTTCACAGTTGGCGACGAGCAAAAAAACTGGATGGAAGGTGTTTTTTGTGTTCGAGGAGGCTGACTTATTCTTGAATAATTGTATGACTTTCGAAGTCGATATAGATGGAGAGGTGAAAGTCTTCGAAAGCATGTAATTCTCTTTTTACCCTAAACAGTCTTAGACAATAATGCCGATCGACTTCCTCGACTATGATAGGCGACCGTTCCATTCGAGCCAGGAAGCTTAAATTGATTTGTAACGCGTTAAAAAAACTTTTAACGGGAAGTAAACGTTTTTCTTAAGGCACTTAGACTGTAGTAAAAACAGCAATCCCTACAGGGGCAAAACAGAGAACGCGGATTAATAGATTGAGTTATCAAACTATTTATGTTGTGGATTTACCTGGCACTGTTTTTAATGAACAGCTTGATCCAGCATGTCGTGCCAGTGATGTGGATCTTCGCCATTTTCTAGAAGAAGATGAATGTTGGGAGGGATGTCTACCTGATTCAAGGAAG
This window harbors:
- a CDS encoding class I SAM-dependent methyltransferase — translated: MSFDRAVSLARYNWPLYLTCCLVAAVGFTIWTTQLGPPLILYLGLFGAVVATWYAIASFVAFHIMFDRPDFLSGDWLTRCVELPPQSCVQLSICVEETTLPVPKIFPLAEYIELDLFDESLMTEPAIARAKQKSGDSPILAAKPDALPLSDNSSELTVVTLVVHEIRDASQREAFFRELARITTPGGRLIIAEHLRNVAAAAVFGPGLFHFYPRFAWITLAKNTELEIEYEFDITPFFHIFVLRHSGCSQKGYEQTGCSQKGYEQKRFQEP